One window of the Gambusia affinis linkage group LG01, SWU_Gaff_1.0, whole genome shotgun sequence genome contains the following:
- the tmcc1a gene encoding transmembrane and coiled-coil domains protein 1 isoform X7: MYWEQLLRLRNGKIDRLEVSGLGQTPLAVSYGADSSFTSGEDGTPDPQRTKQAIAQLQQKILKLTEQIKIEQTARDDNVAEYLKLANNADKQQSTRIKQVFEKKNQKSAQTIQQLQRKLEHYHRKLREVEHNGIPRQPKDVLRDMQQGLKDVGAKVSGFSEGVVDSVKGGLSSFSQATHSAAGAVVSKPREIASLIRNKFGSADNIPNLKDSLDDPSVEEGVTGGGGRFLTNAGHHLQLSPKYISDDDCSSATSGSAGANSTTGAPGGPPSSKGNTLERSQGSSLDMLLQEVQDLRDGQTRLEESLDSLKSNYQRDYTVVMQALQEERFRCERLEEQLNDLTELHQNEILNLKQELASMEEKIAYQSYERARDIQEALEACQTRISKMELQQQQQQVVQLEGLENATARTLLGKLINVLLALMAVLLVFVSTVANCVVPLMRTRSRSVSTIIVVLLLAFLWRNWDALSGYTHRALQPPG; encoded by the exons ATGTACTGGGAACAACTTCTCCGTTTGAGGAATGGAAAG ATTGACCGGCTGGAAGTGAGCGGGTTGGGCCAGACACCCCTCGCTGTTTCATATGGAGCAGACAGCTCTTTCACTTCGGGTGAGGATGGCACACCTGACCCTCAGCGCACAAAACAAGCTATCGCTCAGCTGCAACAGAAGATCCTCAAGCTCACAGAGCAGATTAAGATTGAGCAAACGGCAAGGGACGATAATGTTGCAGAATACCTCAAACTAGCCAACAATGCTGACAAACAGCAAAGCACGCGTATCAAACAG GTGTTTGAGAAAAAGAACCAGAAGTCAGCACAGAccatccagcagctgcagaggaagcttGAGCACTACCACCGGAAGCTAAGGGAAGTGGAGCACAATGGAATCCCTCGCCAACCCAAGGATGTTCTTCGGGACATGCAGCAGGGCCTCAAGGATGTTGGTGCCAAAGTCAGCGGCTTTAGCGAGGGCGTGGTGGACAGCGTGAAGGGAGGCCTATCCAGCTTCTCCCAAGCCACCCACTCTGCTGCAGGCGCAGTCGTCTCCAAGCCACGGGAGATTGCCTCGCTCATTCGCAACAAATTCGGTAGTGCTGACAACATCCCCAACCTCAAAGACTCGTTAGACGACCCCTCAGTGGAAGAAGGGGTAACAGGTGGTGGCGGAAGATTCCTGACCAATGCTGGACATCATCTCCAGTTGAGTCCCAAATACATAAGTGACGACGACTGCTCTAGTGCTACTTCGGGTTCTGCTGGGGCAAACAGCACCACTGGGGCTCCTGGGGGCCCTCCAAGCTCTAAGGGGAACACACTGGAGAGAAGCCAGGGCTCCAGCTTAGACATGCTGCTACAGGAGGTGCAGGACTTAAGGGACGGTCAGACGAGGCTCGAGGAGAGCCTGGACAGTTTGAAGAGCAACTATCAGAGAGACTACACAGTCGTTATGCAAGCTCTGCAGGAAGAACGCTTCAG GTGTGAGCGTTTGGAGGAACAGCTGAACGACCTGACGGAACTTCATCAGAACGAGATCCTCAACCTCAAACAGGAGCTGGCCAGCATGGAGGAGAAGATCGCCTATCAGTCCTACGAGAGAGCTAGAGACATCCAG GAGGCTCTGGAAGCGTGTCAGACCAGGATCTCTAAAAtggagctccagcagcagcaacagcaggtCGTCCAGTTGGAGGGGCTGGAAAATGCCACAGCCCGGACCCTCCTGGGAAAACTTATCAATGTCCTGCTGGCCCTTATGGCCGTCCTTCTGGTTTTTGTCTCAACTGTGGCCAACTGCGTGGTCCCGCTGATGAGGACGCGCTCACGCTCCGTCTCCACCATCATCGTTGTTCTCCTGCTGGCCTTCCTGTGGCGAAACTGGGACGCTCTGTCGGGGTACACGCATCGTGCTCTGCAGCCCCCGGGATGA
- the tmcc1a gene encoding transmembrane and coiled-coil domains protein 1 isoform X5, which produces MLQHLCLPSSPTWYIKPQLHWKRRLASQEDHNSAALQALKTSKIDRLEVSGLGQTPLAVSYGADSSFTSGEDGTPDPQRTKQAIAQLQQKILKLTEQIKIEQTARDDNVAEYLKLANNADKQQSTRIKQVFEKKNQKSAQTIQQLQRKLEHYHRKLREVEHNGIPRQPKDVLRDMQQGLKDVGAKVSGFSEGVVDSVKGGLSSFSQATHSAAGAVVSKPREIASLIRNKFGSADNIPNLKDSLDDPSVEEGVTGGGGRFLTNAGHHLQLSPKYISDDDCSSATSGSAGANSTTGAPGGPPSSKGNTLERSQGSSLDMLLQEVQDLRDGQTRLEESLDSLKSNYQRDYTVVMQALQEERFRCERLEEQLNDLTELHQNEILNLKQELASMEEKIAYQSYERARDIQEALEACQTRISKMELQQQQQQVVQLEGLENATARTLLGKLINVLLALMAVLLVFVSTVANCVVPLMRTRSRSVSTIIVVLLLAFLWRNWDALSGYTHRALQPPG; this is translated from the exons ATGTTACAGCATCTTTGTTTGCCTTCTTCACCAACGTGGTACATTAAACCACAGCTTCATTGGAAACGCAGGCTGGCATCACAGGAAGACCACAACTCAGCTGCATTACAAGCCTTAAAAACCAGCAAG ATTGACCGGCTGGAAGTGAGCGGGTTGGGCCAGACACCCCTCGCTGTTTCATATGGAGCAGACAGCTCTTTCACTTCGGGTGAGGATGGCACACCTGACCCTCAGCGCACAAAACAAGCTATCGCTCAGCTGCAACAGAAGATCCTCAAGCTCACAGAGCAGATTAAGATTGAGCAAACGGCAAGGGACGATAATGTTGCAGAATACCTCAAACTAGCCAACAATGCTGACAAACAGCAAAGCACGCGTATCAAACAG GTGTTTGAGAAAAAGAACCAGAAGTCAGCACAGAccatccagcagctgcagaggaagcttGAGCACTACCACCGGAAGCTAAGGGAAGTGGAGCACAATGGAATCCCTCGCCAACCCAAGGATGTTCTTCGGGACATGCAGCAGGGCCTCAAGGATGTTGGTGCCAAAGTCAGCGGCTTTAGCGAGGGCGTGGTGGACAGCGTGAAGGGAGGCCTATCCAGCTTCTCCCAAGCCACCCACTCTGCTGCAGGCGCAGTCGTCTCCAAGCCACGGGAGATTGCCTCGCTCATTCGCAACAAATTCGGTAGTGCTGACAACATCCCCAACCTCAAAGACTCGTTAGACGACCCCTCAGTGGAAGAAGGGGTAACAGGTGGTGGCGGAAGATTCCTGACCAATGCTGGACATCATCTCCAGTTGAGTCCCAAATACATAAGTGACGACGACTGCTCTAGTGCTACTTCGGGTTCTGCTGGGGCAAACAGCACCACTGGGGCTCCTGGGGGCCCTCCAAGCTCTAAGGGGAACACACTGGAGAGAAGCCAGGGCTCCAGCTTAGACATGCTGCTACAGGAGGTGCAGGACTTAAGGGACGGTCAGACGAGGCTCGAGGAGAGCCTGGACAGTTTGAAGAGCAACTATCAGAGAGACTACACAGTCGTTATGCAAGCTCTGCAGGAAGAACGCTTCAG GTGTGAGCGTTTGGAGGAACAGCTGAACGACCTGACGGAACTTCATCAGAACGAGATCCTCAACCTCAAACAGGAGCTGGCCAGCATGGAGGAGAAGATCGCCTATCAGTCCTACGAGAGAGCTAGAGACATCCAG GAGGCTCTGGAAGCGTGTCAGACCAGGATCTCTAAAAtggagctccagcagcagcaacagcaggtCGTCCAGTTGGAGGGGCTGGAAAATGCCACAGCCCGGACCCTCCTGGGAAAACTTATCAATGTCCTGCTGGCCCTTATGGCCGTCCTTCTGGTTTTTGTCTCAACTGTGGCCAACTGCGTGGTCCCGCTGATGAGGACGCGCTCACGCTCCGTCTCCACCATCATCGTTGTTCTCCTGCTGGCCTTCCTGTGGCGAAACTGGGACGCTCTGTCGGGGTACACGCATCGTGCTCTGCAGCCCCCGGGATGA
- the tmcc1a gene encoding transmembrane and coiled-coil domains protein 1 isoform X6: protein MHVTFQSLMEVILSLLTSDTSPLPCPTTIDRLEVSGLGQTPLAVSYGADSSFTSGEDGTPDPQRTKQAIAQLQQKILKLTEQIKIEQTARDDNVAEYLKLANNADKQQSTRIKQVFEKKNQKSAQTIQQLQRKLEHYHRKLREVEHNGIPRQPKDVLRDMQQGLKDVGAKVSGFSEGVVDSVKGGLSSFSQATHSAAGAVVSKPREIASLIRNKFGSADNIPNLKDSLDDPSVEEGVTGGGGRFLTNAGHHLQLSPKYISDDDCSSATSGSAGANSTTGAPGGPPSSKGNTLERSQGSSLDMLLQEVQDLRDGQTRLEESLDSLKSNYQRDYTVVMQALQEERFRCERLEEQLNDLTELHQNEILNLKQELASMEEKIAYQSYERARDIQEALEACQTRISKMELQQQQQQVVQLEGLENATARTLLGKLINVLLALMAVLLVFVSTVANCVVPLMRTRSRSVSTIIVVLLLAFLWRNWDALSGYTHRALQPPG, encoded by the exons ATGCATGTGACTTTCCAATCCCTCATGGAGGTCATCCTCAGCCTGCTAACTTCTGATACCTCTCCACTTCCTTGCCCCACCACT ATTGACCGGCTGGAAGTGAGCGGGTTGGGCCAGACACCCCTCGCTGTTTCATATGGAGCAGACAGCTCTTTCACTTCGGGTGAGGATGGCACACCTGACCCTCAGCGCACAAAACAAGCTATCGCTCAGCTGCAACAGAAGATCCTCAAGCTCACAGAGCAGATTAAGATTGAGCAAACGGCAAGGGACGATAATGTTGCAGAATACCTCAAACTAGCCAACAATGCTGACAAACAGCAAAGCACGCGTATCAAACAG GTGTTTGAGAAAAAGAACCAGAAGTCAGCACAGAccatccagcagctgcagaggaagcttGAGCACTACCACCGGAAGCTAAGGGAAGTGGAGCACAATGGAATCCCTCGCCAACCCAAGGATGTTCTTCGGGACATGCAGCAGGGCCTCAAGGATGTTGGTGCCAAAGTCAGCGGCTTTAGCGAGGGCGTGGTGGACAGCGTGAAGGGAGGCCTATCCAGCTTCTCCCAAGCCACCCACTCTGCTGCAGGCGCAGTCGTCTCCAAGCCACGGGAGATTGCCTCGCTCATTCGCAACAAATTCGGTAGTGCTGACAACATCCCCAACCTCAAAGACTCGTTAGACGACCCCTCAGTGGAAGAAGGGGTAACAGGTGGTGGCGGAAGATTCCTGACCAATGCTGGACATCATCTCCAGTTGAGTCCCAAATACATAAGTGACGACGACTGCTCTAGTGCTACTTCGGGTTCTGCTGGGGCAAACAGCACCACTGGGGCTCCTGGGGGCCCTCCAAGCTCTAAGGGGAACACACTGGAGAGAAGCCAGGGCTCCAGCTTAGACATGCTGCTACAGGAGGTGCAGGACTTAAGGGACGGTCAGACGAGGCTCGAGGAGAGCCTGGACAGTTTGAAGAGCAACTATCAGAGAGACTACACAGTCGTTATGCAAGCTCTGCAGGAAGAACGCTTCAG GTGTGAGCGTTTGGAGGAACAGCTGAACGACCTGACGGAACTTCATCAGAACGAGATCCTCAACCTCAAACAGGAGCTGGCCAGCATGGAGGAGAAGATCGCCTATCAGTCCTACGAGAGAGCTAGAGACATCCAG GAGGCTCTGGAAGCGTGTCAGACCAGGATCTCTAAAAtggagctccagcagcagcaacagcaggtCGTCCAGTTGGAGGGGCTGGAAAATGCCACAGCCCGGACCCTCCTGGGAAAACTTATCAATGTCCTGCTGGCCCTTATGGCCGTCCTTCTGGTTTTTGTCTCAACTGTGGCCAACTGCGTGGTCCCGCTGATGAGGACGCGCTCACGCTCCGTCTCCACCATCATCGTTGTTCTCCTGCTGGCCTTCCTGTGGCGAAACTGGGACGCTCTGTCGGGGTACACGCATCGTGCTCTGCAGCCCCCGGGATGA
- the tmcc1a gene encoding transmembrane and coiled-coil domains protein 1 isoform X8, with translation MVQRFSLRRQYSKIDRLEVSGLGQTPLAVSYGADSSFTSGEDGTPDPQRTKQAIAQLQQKILKLTEQIKIEQTARDDNVAEYLKLANNADKQQSTRIKQVFEKKNQKSAQTIQQLQRKLEHYHRKLREVEHNGIPRQPKDVLRDMQQGLKDVGAKVSGFSEGVVDSVKGGLSSFSQATHSAAGAVVSKPREIASLIRNKFGSADNIPNLKDSLDDPSVEEGVTGGGGRFLTNAGHHLQLSPKYISDDDCSSATSGSAGANSTTGAPGGPPSSKGNTLERSQGSSLDMLLQEVQDLRDGQTRLEESLDSLKSNYQRDYTVVMQALQEERFRCERLEEQLNDLTELHQNEILNLKQELASMEEKIAYQSYERARDIQEALEACQTRISKMELQQQQQQVVQLEGLENATARTLLGKLINVLLALMAVLLVFVSTVANCVVPLMRTRSRSVSTIIVVLLLAFLWRNWDALSGYTHRALQPPG, from the exons ATTGACCGGCTGGAAGTGAGCGGGTTGGGCCAGACACCCCTCGCTGTTTCATATGGAGCAGACAGCTCTTTCACTTCGGGTGAGGATGGCACACCTGACCCTCAGCGCACAAAACAAGCTATCGCTCAGCTGCAACAGAAGATCCTCAAGCTCACAGAGCAGATTAAGATTGAGCAAACGGCAAGGGACGATAATGTTGCAGAATACCTCAAACTAGCCAACAATGCTGACAAACAGCAAAGCACGCGTATCAAACAG GTGTTTGAGAAAAAGAACCAGAAGTCAGCACAGAccatccagcagctgcagaggaagcttGAGCACTACCACCGGAAGCTAAGGGAAGTGGAGCACAATGGAATCCCTCGCCAACCCAAGGATGTTCTTCGGGACATGCAGCAGGGCCTCAAGGATGTTGGTGCCAAAGTCAGCGGCTTTAGCGAGGGCGTGGTGGACAGCGTGAAGGGAGGCCTATCCAGCTTCTCCCAAGCCACCCACTCTGCTGCAGGCGCAGTCGTCTCCAAGCCACGGGAGATTGCCTCGCTCATTCGCAACAAATTCGGTAGTGCTGACAACATCCCCAACCTCAAAGACTCGTTAGACGACCCCTCAGTGGAAGAAGGGGTAACAGGTGGTGGCGGAAGATTCCTGACCAATGCTGGACATCATCTCCAGTTGAGTCCCAAATACATAAGTGACGACGACTGCTCTAGTGCTACTTCGGGTTCTGCTGGGGCAAACAGCACCACTGGGGCTCCTGGGGGCCCTCCAAGCTCTAAGGGGAACACACTGGAGAGAAGCCAGGGCTCCAGCTTAGACATGCTGCTACAGGAGGTGCAGGACTTAAGGGACGGTCAGACGAGGCTCGAGGAGAGCCTGGACAGTTTGAAGAGCAACTATCAGAGAGACTACACAGTCGTTATGCAAGCTCTGCAGGAAGAACGCTTCAG GTGTGAGCGTTTGGAGGAACAGCTGAACGACCTGACGGAACTTCATCAGAACGAGATCCTCAACCTCAAACAGGAGCTGGCCAGCATGGAGGAGAAGATCGCCTATCAGTCCTACGAGAGAGCTAGAGACATCCAG GAGGCTCTGGAAGCGTGTCAGACCAGGATCTCTAAAAtggagctccagcagcagcaacagcaggtCGTCCAGTTGGAGGGGCTGGAAAATGCCACAGCCCGGACCCTCCTGGGAAAACTTATCAATGTCCTGCTGGCCCTTATGGCCGTCCTTCTGGTTTTTGTCTCAACTGTGGCCAACTGCGTGGTCCCGCTGATGAGGACGCGCTCACGCTCCGTCTCCACCATCATCGTTGTTCTCCTGCTGGCCTTCCTGTGGCGAAACTGGGACGCTCTGTCGGGGTACACGCATCGTGCTCTGCAGCCCCCGGGATGA